In Podospora pseudopauciseta strain CBS 411.78 chromosome 3, whole genome shotgun sequence, one genomic interval encodes:
- a CDS encoding hypothetical protein (COG:S; EggNog:ENOG503P8DB) has translation MSNPAVITATYTSETNAPFTLSLPQTTPTSTGAVKAKQQSLSQLRDSVHSLQATINKELTQRMEEDNARAGTAAVDKKEEENYGEEVVEED, from the coding sequence ATGTCAAACCCAGCCGTCATCACAGCCACCTACACCTCCGAAACCAAcgcccccttcaccctctccctcccccaaacaacccccacctCGACCGGTGCGGTAAAAGCCAAGCAGCAATCCCTCTCCCAGCTCCGGGACTCGGTCCACTCCCTCCaagccaccatcaacaaggaGCTCACCCAAAGAATGGAAGAAGACAACGCCCGCGCTGGAACAGCTGCGGTGGacaagaaagaggaggagaactACGGAGAGGAGGTCGTCGAGGAGGATTGA
- a CDS encoding hypothetical protein (COG:S; EggNog:ENOG503NYK3): MQPSRSTGTPGSFSPLPGGSSPDLPRPRPPPPSRRQESATSTSTADDLNIPKARAAAAPSPTPIYTSFTNNSSTTSLQNFSRPTLSTAAAAAARSYSPATAETISRNGPSPLTLPPSSSATSPAASSTFSSRVVSHARKNSQNAGMFEPTLPSTSTSNLSQVVVGLHHQPSPKISPTPPHREMSASQIAAQAAVMSHQQNQQQQQQQQQQQQQRNQSPHNNRQRSSTLPMPNSSETEPPPPPAKRVSGGPTTMNPPPPPPVLSLTEASGPRENAFGGQTYHNGLLGNHTLAATAAANLVFPRSAQTSPGLQQSSMPPPPPPASEKPPKPEKSKVPKLFSRPVKIGSSKSSSDVKEKPLPSPGKGGLPHPFAGLQRGNFSTTSLDSMTTTTTTTTGGGQQQGGGGLYSLSNSSVATIRPAGEEGSKEKEKEKRHHFLSRQKNKLKDEYHLPLSSAMSNSRPTDPSAPSSLYNFNIPQSPMAGSVGGFKSGLDLRHGGRALREKKNKTAASEEKGDDASSSGVGSEWPGGGGSVISGGGGSGGGGGGSSSVTAPSLYLNEPFDSHKYGLNNMTHDDAWPFLKAKLLVVFEAEDLRLPVEDINRVVTMHIQWCLLRRSPNLIVDDLRELLTTGFSSLDQTLRKTPEDKLIPLLVELWIFTFTVILPYMQAVFLPLDLEFAGNGPLMTAEQARDFWGGVPTSSTTKSSPPGSEPAVSPASSVLEVRRLVLLAFRDIVILPRYDTLKSMFSRLSLEFLPQILASNALASPPLPIPSPGFHNQGIASQLSGSPGGGGGSDAYLVSSSSLPTALKGSAPLDPATASYNSTTTTLFGEGSIAGNRSRAISNVSHGSDGAVTNQFSRPFTPSSLNALGVAGGVGAGVGGASVLSSGLAAMTHAPPPPSGVHHSLRDQNVEDSKQVTELGGRMLQCMSVLASVGVGGGIGEGQQEEEEGNRKVEELGKLLKLNWLGRGRTGRNRRGLVGGRVKRGGMGLGLGIEGGIREEGVVGRG; the protein is encoded by the exons ATGCAGCCATCCAGATCCACAGGGACCCCAGGGAGCTTCTCACCCCTTCCTGGGGGGTCCAGTCCCGACCTGCCACGaccgagaccaccaccaccatcacgacgGCAAGAGTCGGCGACGTCGACGTCCACAGCCGACGACCTGAACATACCCAAGGcccgcgccgccgccgcgccGTCGCCCACGCCCATCTACACCAgcttcaccaacaacagcagcaccaccagcctaCAAAACTTCTCACGACCTACACtatccaccgccgccgccgccgccgcccggtCCTACTCTCCCGCCACCGCAGAGACAATATCACGAAACGGGCCCTCACCCTTGACACTCCCGCCCTCGTCGTCGGCAACAtccccagcagcatcatccaCCTTCTCGTCAAGGGTCGTCTCCCACGCGCGCAAGAACTCGCAGAATGCGGGCATGTTTGAGCCAACTCTACCTTCAACCAGCACCTCGAACCTCTCCCAAGTCGTCGTCGGCTTGCATCACCAGCCCTCTCCCAAAATAAGCCCGACGCCTCCTCACAGGGAAATGTCAGCGAGCCAAATCGCCGCCCAAGCGGCAGTGATGAGCCACCAgcaaaaccaacaacaacaacaacaacaacaacaacaacaacaacaaagaaaCCAATCCCCCCACAACAACCGCCAACGATCATCCACCCTACCAATGCCAAACTCATCAGAAacagaaccaccaccccccccagcCAAAAGAGTAAGCGGCGGACCGACAACAATgaaccccccaccaccaccaccagtccTCAGCCTCACCGAAGCGAGCGGTCCGAGAGAAAACGCCTTTGGGGGGCAGACATATCACAACGGGTTACTAGGAAATCACACGCTcgccgcaacagcagcagccaacctCGTCTTTCCCCGATCGGCGCAAACCTCCCCGGGTCTACAACAATCCAGcatgcctcctccccctcccccagcgaGCGAGAAACCCCCCAAGCCGGAAAAATCCAAAGTCCCCAAACTCTTCTCCCGCCCCGTCAAAATCGGCAGCAGTAAAAGCAGCTCCGACGTGAAGGAGAAGCCGCTGCCCAGTCCAGGCAAGGGGGGTCTGCCCCATCCGTTTGCGGGGTTGCAGAGAGGAAACTTCAGCACCACGAGTCTGGAttcgatgacgacgacgacgacgacgacgacggggggggggcagcagcaggggggtgggggtttgtACAGTCTGTCCAATTCGAGTGTGGCAACGATACGTCctgctggtgaggaggggagcaaggaaaaggaaaaggagaagaggcaCCATTTCTTGTCGAGGCAGAAAAACAAGTTGAAGGATGAGTACCATTTGCCGTTGAGCTCGGCGATGAGTAATTCGAGGCCTACGGATCCGAGCGCGCCGAGTAGTTTGTATAATTTCAACATACCGCAGAGTCCGATGGCGGGGTCGGTTGGGGGGTTTAAGAGCGGGTTGGATTTGAGGCATGGGGGACgggcgttgagggagaagaagaataaGACTGCTGCgagcgaggagaagggggatgaTGCTAGTAGttctggggttgggagtgAGTGgcctggaggaggcgggagtgTTATTTcgggcgggggaggatcagggggagggggaggagggtcgAGCAGTGTTACGGCGCCGAGTTTGTATTTGAACGAGCCGTTTGACAGTCACAAGTACGGGCTGAACAACATGACGCATGATGATGCGTGGCCATTTCTAAAGGCAAAGTTGTTGGTTGTGTTTGAGGCGGAGGATTTGAGGTTGCCGGTGGAGGATATCAACCGAGTGGTGACGATGCATATACAGTGGTgcctgctgaggaggagtccGAATTTGATCGTGGACGATTTGAGGGAGCTGTTGACGACGGGGTTTTCGAGTTTGGATCAGACGTTGAGGAAGACGCCGGAGGATAAGCTGATTCCGCTGCTGGTGGAGCTTTGGATCTTCACTTTTACTGTGATCCTGCCCTATATGCAGGCGGTTTTCTTGCCTCTGGATCTGGAGTTTGCGGGGAATGGGCCGTTGATGACGGCGGAACAGGCGAGGgatttttgggggggtgtaCCGACCTCTTCCACTACTAAGTCATCACCTCCGGGGTCGGAACCCGCCGTCTCCCCGGCTTCGTCGGTGCTTGAGGTCAGGAGGTTGGTCCTCCTTGCTTTTAGGGATATTGTCATACTGCCTCGGTACGACACCCTCAAGTCAATGTTCTCTCGTCTGTCCCTCGAATTCCTCCCCCAGATTCTGGCAAGCAAcgccctcgcctccccaCCGCTGCCGATTCCAAGCCCGGGATTTCACAATCAGGGGATTGCCTCCCAGCTGTCTGGCTCGccagggggtgggggtgggagtgatGCCTACTTGGTGTCGAGCAGTTCGTTACCGACAGCGCTGAAGGGGAGTGCCCCGCTTGATCCGGCGACTGCGTCTTACaattccaccaccaccaccctgtttggggagggttCCATCGCTGGTAACCGCTCCCGCGCCATATCCAACGTTTCGCACGGAAGCGACGGCGCGGTAACGAATCAGTTCTCGAGACCGTTCACACCCTCGAGCCTCAACGCGTTGGGTGTGGCGGGCGGGGTCGGGGCTGGGGTAGGCGGTGCGTCGGTTTTGTCTTCTGGTCTGGCGGCGATGACGCAtgcaccgccgccgccgtccgGGGTTCATCACAGTCTTAGGGATCAGAATGTGGAGGACAGTAAGCAGGTTACCgagttgggggggaggatgttgcAGTGTATGTCTGTGTTGGCGtcggttggggttgggggtgggattggggaggggcaacaagaagaggaagaagggaacaggaaggtggaggagttggggaagttgttgaagttgaattggttagggagggggaggacggggaggaataggagggggttggttgggggacgggtgaagaggg gggggatggggttggggttggggattgaGGGGGGGAttagggaggagggggttgttgggcgaggttga